Proteins found in one Arachis stenosperma cultivar V10309 chromosome 8, arast.V10309.gnm1.PFL2, whole genome shotgun sequence genomic segment:
- the LOC130946873 gene encoding transcription initiation factor TFIID subunit 13-like: MSSYGGGSSSKPRIASSQPSETFSKRKRGVFQKELQHMMYGFGDDPNPLPKSVALMEDIIVEYVTELVHKAQDIGSQRGKLSVEDFLYLIRKDLPKLNRCTELLSMNEKLKQARKVFESDEEKLRKVFEVDEPVE, translated from the exons ATGAGCAGTTACGGTGGTGGAAGCTCGTCGAAACCAAGAATTGCTTCTTCTCAACCTTCCGAAACTTTTTCAAAGCGCAAAAGAGGAGTTTTCCAAAAAGAAC TGCAGCATATGATGTACGGCTTTGGAGATGATCCCAAT CCTCTTCCTAAAAGTGTGGCGCTTATGGAGGATATTATTGTGGAATATGTCACGGAATTG GTACATAAAGCTCAAGATATTGGATCACAGAGAGGGAAACTATCAGTTGAGGATTTCCTTTATTTGATTCGCAAG GATTTGCCAAAACTTAATCGATGTACAGAATTGTTATCTATGAATGAAAAGCTGAAACAGGCAAGAAAGGTTTTCGAATCAGATGAAGAGAAATTGAGGAAGGTTTTTGAAGTGGACGAACCAGTTGAATGA